Sequence from the Phycisphaerales bacterium genome:
GCAGGAGCAGTACACCCAGACCGGCGGGGCCACGCTGCTCAGCAACGAGCTGACCGAGGCGACCATCCTGCGGGCGATCTTCAGCCAGCGGCAGCTCTACCAGCGCATGGTCGAGTTCTGGACCGACCACTTCAACATTGCGATCAACAGCGAGCCGGCGAACATGCTCAAGAGCATGGACGACCGCAACGTGATCCGTGTGCACGCGCTGGGCAACTTCGGCGACCTGCTGCGGGCCAGCGCCCACAGCCCGGCGATGCTGACGTACCTCGATAACTACCTGAGCACCGCTACAAACGTCAACGAGAACTACGGGCGCGAGATCCTCGAGCTGCACACCATGGGGGCGGACAACGGCTACACCCAGGCGGACGTGCTCGATGTGTCGCGCTGCTTCAGCGGCTGGGGGTACGACTCGGTTGCGACGTCCCCGACGCGCGGCGCCTTCCGCTACAGCAGCACGCGCCACTACAACGGCGCCAAGACCATCTTCGCCGGGACGCCTTACCAGCTGAACATCGCCGCGGGCGGCGGGCAGACCGACGGCGACCGCGTGCTCAATGCCCTCATCGCCCACCCCAGCACCGCCCGCTACATCTCGCTCAAGATGGCCCGTTGGCTGCTCCGCGAAGACCCCAGCCCGTCGCTCGTCGACCGGGTGGCAGCCGTCTACACATCCACGGGCGGCGACATCAAGTCGATGATCCGCGAGATCCTCAAGCCCAACAACCTGGCCTCGGCGCCGCCCAAGTACAAACGGCCGTTCCACCTGATGGTTTCCGCGCTGCGGGCCCTGCCCTCGAACGTGACCGCGACGAGCGGTCTGCGTGGGCAGCTGACCTCGTGCGGCCACCGCCCGTTTTACTGGGAAACCCCCGATGGGTACCCCGACACCGCGATGTACTGGCAGGGTCTGATCCTGCCGCGGTGGAACTTCGGGGCCTCGCTGCTCAACGCCAACATCTCAGGATGCACCGTCGACTACCCGGCGTTCTTCAGCGGACTGACCACCGCCGGCCCCATGCTCAACAAGATCGAGGCCGAGCTGTTCGCGGGCGAGATGCCCGCCAGCGAGAAGGCCCGCCTCAACACCTACCTCGGCGCCGGCACCATCAGCTCGACCAAGACCAAAGAAGTGCTCGGCGTGGCGATCGCGGCCCCCAGCTTCCAGTGGTACTAGCCCCCAAGGAGCACTCCGATGTCACACGACGAGACGATGTCCAGCGGGAGTTGCGGGTGCCAGGAGTACCGCGAGTTGAGCCGGCGCGGGTTCCTGGGGGCAGTGGGGGGCACCGCCGGCGCGATCAGCATTGCCGCGATGGCCGCCCCGGCATGGCTGCCGCGCGTCGCGATGGCGAAGGACTACCGGTCCACCCAGCGCGACGTGATGATCTCGATCTTCCTGCGCGGGGCCGCCGACGGGCTCTCGATGTGCGTGCCCTTCAGCGAGGCGAACTACTACGCCATGCGGCCGACGATCGCCGTGCCGCAGCCCGACAGCACCGCCACGTACCGCTGCACCGACCTTGGCGTCTCGGTTGCCGGGCCCAACGGGCCCACCGGCTTCGGCCTGCCGCCGGGCATGACCGCGCTGCTGCCCGCGTTCCAGGCCGGGCAGCTGCTCTTCGTGCACGCGTCGGGCTCCACAGACCCTTCGCGGTCGCACTTTGACGCTCAGCGGTTCATGGAGGTGGGCAAGCCGCGCGACGTGAGCCTCGTCACCGGCTGGCTGGGTCGGCACCTGGCCGCCACGGCCCCGGCCACACCAGGGTCGCTGCTGCGGGCCCTGAGCATCTCCACCGCCCTTCCCCGCGCACTGGTGGGCGGGCCGCTCACGCTTCCGATCCCCAACCTCGACACGTTCGGCCTGACTGGTTCTTCGTCCACCGTCGCCGCGCGCACCGTGCCCATCCAGGGCATGTACTCCGACACCAGCGACCCGCTCCGCAGCGTGGGGCTCAACACCCTCAGCACCATCGACCTGCTCAACACCATCAACTTCGCGACCTACCAGCCCGCGGGCGGCGCCGCCTACCCCACCGGCAGCTTCGGCACCGCCATGAAGTCCACCGCGGCCCTCATCAAGGCCCAGGTGGGCGTCGAGGCGATCGCCATTGACCTGGGCGGCTGGGACACGCACGAGAACCAGGGCACGGTGCCAAGCGGCACAACCCCCGGCGCCATGCACAACCTGATGACCACGCTCGCGACCGCACTGGCCGCGTTCAACACCGACATGACGGCCCTCACCGCGCCGACCTACTCCCTCGTGTGCATGTCCGAGTTCGGACGGCGTGCCGCGCAGACCGGCACCGGCACCGACCACGGGCACGGCAACGTGATGATCGTGATGGGCAACGCGATCCACGGCGGGCGCGTGCTCACGCAGTGGCCCGGCCTCAACGCCAGCCAGCTGTACCAGGGCATCGATCTTCAGGTGACGACTGATTACCGCGACATCGTCGCCGAGATCGCCGTCAACCGCCTGGGCAACGACGATCTCCCCAACCTGTTCCCCGGCTACACGCCGACCTTCCGCGGCGTCACCCTCTGAGTCACCTGTTCGCGCGAGGACGCAACCATGACGATGAACCGCCCGCATGCAGTGCTCGCCGCCGCCTTCCTGGCCGCGGTTGCCGGTTCCGCCTCGGCTCAGAACGCTTTGCTGAGCAACCAGAGCGCGGACCCCAGCGTCGCGCCGTTGTCGACGGGCGCGACGGCCGCGAACGGCGCGACCGCTCCTGCGGGCACGCTCTGGAGCGAGCTGCAGAGCGACGCGGGCGCGGCGAACGCCACGGGCGGGTTGGCGGTGCATGGGGCCGGCAGCGGCGGCGCCTTCCGCCTCGCGGACAACTTCACAATTCCCGCGGCGTGGCACATCGATCATGTGAAGCTCTACGCGTACCAGCCGGGCGCGGCCGCCAACCCGTTCGCGTCGGTCACGCTCCGCATCTGGACCGGCCGTCCGGGCGACGCTGGCAGCACGGTTGTGTGGGGCGACACGTCCACCAACCGCTTGGCGTCTGTTTCCGCGACCAACCTGTACCGCGTGTTCAACTCCGCGGCCGCGCCGGCGCCGATGGCGCCCGACACCTCGAAGCCGATCTGGGAGCTGAACGTGTCGACGGCGCTGGTGCAGCTTCAGCCGGGCACCTACTGGCTGGACTGGCAGATCGTCCCGGCGAACACCGCCCTTGAGGTCTTCGCGCCCACGGTGACCAAGGCCGGGCTGCGGACCGTCGCGGGCGCGAACGCCCGCCAGTTCGGCCCGAGCGGCTGGGCGGACGCGCTCGATGCGGGCAAACCCGCCAGCGCCGCGGATGTCAACGTGGAGCTGCCGTTCGTCCTCATGGGCTACCCCGGGCAGCCGCCCTGCTCCAGCGACTACAACGGTGACGGCGACCACGGCACGGACCAGGACATCGAGGCGTTCTTCGCGTGCATCGGCGGCACCTGCTGCCCCGCGTGCGGTCCGTCGGACTACAACAGCGACGGCGACGCGGGCACGGATCAGGACATCGAGGCATTCTTCCGAGTGCTGGGCGGGAATCCGTGCTGAGCGCGTAGTGCCCCAAAGAGCCGATTGCGCAAGCAATCGAGAGTGATCGAGTAGGACTCGGTAGCACTTCCCGTGCTAAGTCGACGTTGATTAGGATGTTCCGATCGCTTGCGCGATCGGCTCTATCAGTCTTTCAGACCCTGCGTCGCCACCCCCTCGATGAGCGACCGCTGCGCGAGCAGGAAGACCACCATCACCGGCGCGATGACGATCACGCTGGCCGCCATGATGAGGTTCCAGGGCGTGCCGCCGTGCGCCGTCTGGTACATCTGCAGCCCTAATCCAGCCGTGTACTGCGACGGGTGGTTGATGAACACCAGCGGACCCGTGAAGTCGTTCCACGTCGCGATGAACTGCAGCAGGGCGACGACCACCAGCGCGGGGCGAGCGAGGGGCAGGATCACGTGCCAGAACGTGCCCAAGTGCCCGCAGCCGTCCAGCCGCGCGGCCTCGTCCAGCTCGCGCGGGATCCCCATGTAGAACTGCCGCAGCAGGAAGATGCTGAACCCGCCCCCGAACCAGCACGGCACCCACAGCGGCATCCACGACCCGATCCAGCCCAGGTGCTTGAAGAGCAGGAACTGCGGGGCCATGATCACCGTGAAAGGGATCATCATCGTCGCGAGAACCCCCAGGAAGAGCGTGTCCCGACCCTTCCAGCGGATGCGCGAGAACCCGTAGGCGATCACCGCGCTCGAGATGGTCATGCCCGCGACGCTCAGCGCCGCCACGATCAGCGAGTTGCGGATGTAGAGCTGGAAGTCCGCGTTGGGCGCATCGATCACGGCCGTGTAGTTGGCCGCCACCTGCTCCGCCAGGCGTGCCGCGTACGAGATCTCATCGCCAGCGCCAGCAGCAGTGGGGGCGGGGGGCAGCTCCGGCAGCAGACCGACAGAGTCCGACAGCGCCTCGCGCTCGGGCTTGATGGAGGTGGACGCCATCCACACCAGCGGCAGCGCGTACAGCCCGCCGACGAACGCCAGCAGCACGTACAGCACCGGGCGCGCGAGGCGGCTGTGCTTGGCACGACCGGTAGCGGGCTTGTCCATCGAAGAAGCCATCGCCGCTCACGCCCCCCGGTAGTGCACGAACCGCCGCGCGATCATCAGGGCCACGCCCGTCAATGCCAGCGTCGCCAGCAGCTGCACCCACGCCAGAGCACTGGCGTACCCCATCCGCCCGTACGCGAACGCGTTGCTGTACACGTACATCGAGAACACCACCGTGGCGTTGTTGGGCCCCCCCTTGGTCATGATCAGCGGCACCGCGAACACCTGCAAGCCCCAGATGATGCTCATCACCGCGTTGAACAGGATCGCGGGCGAGATCATCGGCAGCGTCACGTGGCGGAACCGCGCGAGCGCGCCCATGCCATCCAGGTCCGCGGCCTCGTACAGCGCCGCGGGCACGTCCCGCAGGGCCGCGGTGCAGATCACGACGTACGACCCCACCACCCACAGGCTCATCAGGATGAGGCTGGGCATCGCGAAGGTGGGGTTCCCCAGCCAGTCCGGCGTGGGCAGACCGACCCGCCCGAGCACGGCGTTGAGCAGCCCGTGCTGGGCGTTGAACAGCCACATCCACCCGATGCTCGCCGACACCACCGGGATGAGCGTCGGCAGGAACACGATCGCCCGCACAAGCCCGCGCCCGCGCAGCGGCTGCTCCAGCAGCACCGCGATGAGCACCGACACGACCGTCCCGAGCACGAGGAATGACAGGGCGTACAGGCCCGTGTTCCGCACCGCCTTCCAGAACACCGGGTCGCCCGCCATCTCGCGGTAGTTGGCGGCACCGACCCACACCGGCTCTTCGAGCAGCGAGTAGTCCGTGAACGAGACGTACGCCGTGATCGCCAGCGGCGCGAGCAGGAACGCGGCGACGCCGACCAGCCACGGCGACACCCACAGCAGCCCGGCCAGCAGGTTGCGGCGTGACTCGCGCACTTACGCCAGCCCCCCGTGCCACCGAGATGTCTTCATCTCGTTGGACTCCCCGCGGCGGCCGCTCTGCCGCTGCCGCCTCCTCTCCTCCGCCGAGTCAATGAGCTGCTGCGCCCGCTCATTCAGCCCGGCCAGTGTCTGCTTCACATCCGCCCCGCCCCACACCGCGTCGAACGCGGCCGTGGTGAGGTCGGAGTACTGCTTCCACACCCGCGTCCGCGGCAAGACCATCGCGTTGCGGCTCCCGACGATCGCGTTGTGCACGCGGATCCCCGGGTGCCCGTGCCGCGCCAGGAACTCCGGCGACGGCGCCGCGAAGGGTGACGGCTTGAAGTGGTCCAAGGCCAGTTGCTCCTGCTCCCGCTGCTGCTGGTGGAAGCGCAGGAACTCGTACGCCTCCTCAGGGTGTGGGCACCCGCGCGGGATCATGAGCACGTCGGCCTCGAGCAGCCCCACGGGGTTCGCGTCGTCGACCCGCCCGCTCGCACGCAACGCACCGGACACCGGCAGCGGCACCACCCCGAACTCCAGCGCGGGGTTCAGCGCCGCGATGAAGTTCGCCAGCCACGGCCCCTGCACGATCATCGCGAGCCGACCGGAGATGAAGGGGTCTTGGGCCGAGTGCATGCTGCGGCCGAAGGCCGCGGCGAAGGCGCGCGTGGCGGCCACGCCGTGCCGCCGGCGCGCGGTGGCCGCGATCCACTCGAACGCCTCCACGCACGCCGGCGAATCAACCGTCGCGGCGTTCCTGCCCGCATCAAACAGCGCACCCCCGAACATCGCCGGCCACAGGTAGGGCCACCACCCCGGCAGGTTCTGCAAGAATCCCGCGCGGGTGATCCGCCCCTGCGCGTCCTGCGTCGTCAGCTCGTCCGCGATCGCATCCAGCTCCGCAACAGTGGTGGGGGCGTCCGCCCCAACCTCCCGCAGCATCGCCCTGTTGTAGTACAGCCCCAGCGTGTAGCAGGTGTTCACCCCCGCCCACTGCCTCCCCTCGTGCCACAGCAGCTCACGCACTCCCGGCGCGTACTCCGCGTCCGCAACCCCATCCCCCTCTCCGCGCCCTCCGCTCCCCCCTCCGCCAACTCCGCGTTCGCTTTCTGTCCCCGCTTCGAGCCTTCGCTCCCCTTCGCGCCCTTCGCGTTGAAGTCCCCCGCGCGACACAAACTCATCGAGCGGCATCACCGCCCGCGCCTCGGCGTACCCCGGCACGTTGTACGTGTACAAGCCCACCAGGTCCGGCGGGTCGCCGCCCCCGATCGCCACCATCGCCTTGGCGTCGATGTCCCCAACCGGGATGAGGTGCACCCACACCCGCTCCTGCGAGGCGTTGAACCGGTCCACTAGCCGCTGGAGTGCCAATCCCTCCAGCCCCGTCCACTTCTCCCAGTACGTGAGTTCCACCCGCCCGCGCCCCCCACGGGGCACGCGCCGCCGCGACTTGGGGGTGTACGGCCACAGCACAGCGGCAGCCCCCAGCGCGGCCATGCCCGCCAGCACCGCCCGCCGAGATGTCACTCGCCCTGGCACGCCCGCAGGATACCCGGAAGAGGGACTCGAACCACAGAGCACACAGAAGCGCACAGGGGAAGGCAGGGAAAGGGTGTTGAAGCACTCGATCCCATCAACGAAAAAGGCCCGACGCACCACGCGCCGGGCCTCTGGCTTTCTTCCACACAAGGCCTTTCTCTGTGCCCTCTGTGTGCTCTGTGTTTCAAACCTGCCTTGTGGGCTTACGCCGCCAGCTTGCCCCCCACGCCGCTGGTCACCTCACCCTGCGTGACGATGGCGAAGTTGCCCCCGCCCGCGACGCCGAAGCGGACGGTGTAGGTCGTCGGCTCGCTGAGGTACTGGCCGCGGCGGCCCTGGATGACGTAGTTCACCTGGCCGGTGCCCGCGGGGATGGTGGTGTCCACGAACTCGCGGGTGGGCACCGCGCCCACGATGGTGTAGTTGGTGCCGCCGTTGAGGGCCCGCGACACGCTGAAGAACGCGCCGGTGCTGGGGGCCGAGTTCGTGCTCTTCCAGTTGAGCGTGATGTAGCCCAGCTCGTTGATGCTCGCGACCAGGTTCTCTGGCTTTCCGGGGGCGCCCAGCGGGGTTGGGGGCGAGGGCGGATCGATCATGGCGATTTGAAAGACCGACGGGTTGTTGGTGGTGGCGGCGAAGTTGCGGATCTTGTTGATCAGCTCCTGGCCGTCGTCGTGCGCCTCGTCGGCGTCGGTGTAGAACTTCTGCGTCGCGGCCTTGCTCTCCAGCCGCAGTTTGTCGGCCGCGGCGAGCGAGCTCTGTGCCTTCTCAACCTTGGCGATCAGGGCATCGACTTCTTGCTGCGTCACGCCGATCTGAGCGAAGACGCTATCCCAGGTCCCCATCCGCTGCGCGAAGAACTCCAGCCACTGCTTGCGTGTCATGTCTTGCCTGCCTCGGGCCTGAGGCCCAAACCGTCACTGCGAACATGTCGGGTTGCCCTGGAGTCCAACGTGGCCCAGGCCCGGCAAGAGATGACTTCGGCCTCTCGGGGGGGCCGCTGAAGCAAAACCTGAAAAAAAAGGTCGTAGGGCTTGCGGAGCGGTCAGGTCTTGAGGAAGTCATTGATGGTGGCCGCAAGCGTGTCGGCGTCCTTGATGGCCTTGTCGCCAGGAGTCTTCAGGTCCTTGAGGGCCTTGGCCGCGTCTTCGGCGGCCTTGAGGTGCTCCGCCTGTTTGACCTTCTTGTCCCCTGTTAGATCTGTCTTCGCCTTCAGTTTGCCGTAGGGACCAACAAGTGTGTGCAGGGCCTTGATGCGGGCCAATACAGCCACTGCCTGCGCCTCAGCCTTCTCGGTCAGCAGCCGGTTGGCCTTGGCAAGTTCGGCGCTGGCCGAGTCGCGGGTGAGCGTGAACGACGACGCGGCGGCACGCCTCTGCTCGGAGAGTTCGTCAAAGAGGGCGTCGTACGCGGACTTGAACTCCGCAAGCGCCGGATCCGAGAAGCTGCCGACCAGCGTGGTCGCGTCGTTGAAAGCACCGGTGGTGCGGGCAAAGCTCAGGGAGGCATCGTCCGCCTCCTTCGCCCGCGCGCCGGCGCTTGTAATCCGTCCCTCCGCGCCCGCGATGACCTCGTCGGGCAGGATCACGATTTCGTACGGGATGTCCAGCCCGTCAAACTCCAGCCCGATGACATAGGAGCGCGGCGTGGCCGTCTTTTGCGTGCTCCGTTTGTCGCCGAATGAGAACTCCGCCTCTTTGCTCGTGTCCCCGAACAGGTTGGAGTCCATCACCATCGACTCCAGGTCGTCCTTGGAGAAGAAGATGAAGCTGGCCATGGAGGTCGAGGTGCGTGGCACCTTCAGGTACGCTGGCATGGCGTAGTTGACGACATTCCGCTTGTATCCTGGGAAGTGATCGACCCAGAGCTTGCCAAGCTCCGGCACGCCCACTCCGGTGAAGATCCCGATGCCGCGGATCGCGTCGTCGCCCCACGAGAGGCCATTGGCGAGCGCGGTTGACAGTGAGCCAACGAACTCCAGTCCACGGAAGCTCCACGAGCGGAAAGTGCTGAACTCCTGACGCTCCAGGATGGCGTACACGTGCTCACGCGCCTGCGGGGAGACCATGATGGGAATGCTGAAACGCGGGCTGTTGGCGCCATCGACCGGAACCACCATGGCGCGGCCGCTCGCGCGGATCATGCCGGTGGAGATGAGCCAGTCGGTGTTCGTGGTATTGCGGAAGGAAAGCCGCACCACGTAGTAGTGGTTCGCGATCTTGGAGCCGAACAGTTTGTCGGTTTCATCATACGGGATCGGCATGGCCGCGATGTTGTACACGGGCACGGTGTATTCGCGGTCCTTGCGGAAGGTGTCGACCTTGTACAGCACAAACGTCCGCGCCACTGAGCCCTGGAATGTGGTTTCGCGCTTCGCCACCGGCTCCTCAAACGTCCCTTCGTAGTCGATCTGGACCGTAATTCGGTCCCCGTCGGCGGCGCCGGCGAGGTACGCGCCGTCGATGGCGACCGAGAGGCCCGAGATCGGCCGCACCTTGGCCCGCTCCTCGCGGATCTTGTCGGTTTCCGAGGCGCTCAACTGCACCACGCCGCACTCCTGCTGCTGCCTTTGAGCAGCGACCTCCGCCGCGAACGTGACCGGCCGCGGGTTCACCGCGACCTGCCGCGGCCTGGGCGCATTGAGATCATTGGACCTGGGGTCCTTGGCCTCGACGAACCAGAAGTGCGTCGGGCTCAGGTTCCGCGGCAGCCCGGTCACATGCACCGTCAGATTCACGTCCTTGGCCCCGACCGGGACCACTCCCGAGACAGGAAGGAGGGCGTGCGGCTGCTGCGACACATCTGGAGCATTGATCGGCGCCCCGTCGCCCGGGTCGGGCGGCGCCTGGAACGTGATCACGCTCTGGTTGCCCAGGGTGTGGATACGCACCTCGTGCACCCGCTCCTGCTCGGGCTTGTAGCTCGTCGCCCGCGGCTGCTGGCAGCCCGCGAGGGAAAGAACACTGGTGAGCGCAAGTGCACCGCCGATCGATCGAATTTGCATGGAATCCCCCGGTGAAAGTTCGGGGAAGTTACCGGCCGCTCGTGAGCCTGTCAAACCTGCAACTGGCGTAGTTTGCGGAGTTTGCAATCCGGTAATGGCGACATTGTTGCAAGCTGCGGCGATCGACCCCTTGATCAGCGCCGTCGCCACTCTCGTCCGCTAAAACCGCCCGCGCCGCCGCCCCACCGCACCCAGCGCAAAAACCGGCCCGAACAAACGCCTCTGAACGGGCACTTTTCCTCGGAGAAATGCAGCGTGATTCCGAGACCACGGAGCATGACGCCGGCATCACAGGGCATTCCGGGCCCACCACCGAGCATGATGCCGGCACCACGGAGCATGATGGGTGCACTACGGAGCATGACGCAGGCAGCACGGGGCGTGATGCGGGCGGCAGGGGGTGTGGTGGCGGCGGCAGGGGGCGCGATGGCGATAGACCGCCCGATCGGAGTAGTCCTCATTCGGATGCAACCGGCGGCCGACGAGGAGCCGAGATCCGAATCCCTTTCGGCACGTCGAAGGGATAGGTGTCAGGCTCACGAAGACCCTTCACGAATGGGTCGCATAGGTTGATGTCAGGGAAAATCGGGCATCCACCCATGCAGGAATGTGCGTTCGCGCATCCGTTGCACCGCCCCTTGGTGAGCTTCTCTCGCACGCCAGCGAATGCGGTGTGCGTTTGCCAAATCGACTGCAGATTCGTGTCAGTCACCGGAACGCCGTGCCAACTACCCACCATGAAGGAGCACGGGTAGGCCTTCATCTCCTCGGACACGAACATCGAAAAGCGCCCCGCCTCACACGCTTCGAACGTAGTTGGAGAGATTGCCGTGTGCCATGCCAATCCAGCCACCATGCAACTGTCAAACCCGATACGGAAGGGCAACCCTGGAGAGGTCGCCGAGGCGTAAAACGATTTAAGTCGCTCCGCC
This genomic interval carries:
- a CDS encoding DUF1501 domain-containing protein gives rise to the protein MSHDETMSSGSCGCQEYRELSRRGFLGAVGGTAGAISIAAMAAPAWLPRVAMAKDYRSTQRDVMISIFLRGAADGLSMCVPFSEANYYAMRPTIAVPQPDSTATYRCTDLGVSVAGPNGPTGFGLPPGMTALLPAFQAGQLLFVHASGSTDPSRSHFDAQRFMEVGKPRDVSLVTGWLGRHLAATAPATPGSLLRALSISTALPRALVGGPLTLPIPNLDTFGLTGSSSTVAARTVPIQGMYSDTSDPLRSVGLNTLSTIDLLNTINFATYQPAGGAAYPTGSFGTAMKSTAALIKAQVGVEAIAIDLGGWDTHENQGTVPSGTTPGAMHNLMTTLATALAAFNTDMTALTAPTYSLVCMSEFGRRAAQTGTGTDHGHGNVMIVMGNAIHGGRVLTQWPGLNASQLYQGIDLQVTTDYRDIVAEIAVNRLGNDDLPNLFPGYTPTFRGVTL
- a CDS encoding DUF1800 domain-containing protein, with translation MSTPSRPLSRRGLISGAGAFAAVWGAARTVLAQPPVEASADVDPGSLLTKLVRRVTYGPTASELALAAQLGYHGYLDYQLNYTAIDDSACEARLSSLATLTMTQQEQYTQTGGATLLSNELTEATILRAIFSQRQLYQRMVEFWTDHFNIAINSEPANMLKSMDDRNVIRVHALGNFGDLLRASAHSPAMLTYLDNYLSTATNVNENYGREILELHTMGADNGYTQADVLDVSRCFSGWGYDSVATSPTRGAFRYSSTRHYNGAKTIFAGTPYQLNIAAGGGQTDGDRVLNALIAHPSTARYISLKMARWLLREDPSPSLVDRVAAVYTSTGGDIKSMIREILKPNNLASAPPKYKRPFHLMVSALRALPSNVTATSGLRGQLTSCGHRPFYWETPDGYPDTAMYWQGLILPRWNFGASLLNANISGCTVDYPAFFSGLTTAGPMLNKIEAELFAGEMPASEKARLNTYLGAGTISSTKTKEVLGVAIAAPSFQWY
- a CDS encoding extracellular solute-binding protein: MPGRVTSRRAVLAGMAALGAAAVLWPYTPKSRRRVPRGGRGRVELTYWEKWTGLEGLALQRLVDRFNASQERVWVHLIPVGDIDAKAMVAIGGGDPPDLVGLYTYNVPGYAEARAVMPLDEFVSRGGLQREGREGERRLEAGTESERGVGGGGSGGRGEGDGVADAEYAPGVRELLWHEGRQWAGVNTCYTLGLYYNRAMLREVGADAPTTVAELDAIADELTTQDAQGRITRAGFLQNLPGWWPYLWPAMFGGALFDAGRNAATVDSPACVEAFEWIAATARRRHGVAATRAFAAAFGRSMHSAQDPFISGRLAMIVQGPWLANFIAALNPALEFGVVPLPVSGALRASGRVDDANPVGLLEADVLMIPRGCPHPEEAYEFLRFHQQQREQEQLALDHFKPSPFAAPSPEFLARHGHPGIRVHNAIVGSRNAMVLPRTRVWKQYSDLTTAAFDAVWGGADVKQTLAGLNERAQQLIDSAEERRRQRQSGRRGESNEMKTSRWHGGLA
- a CDS encoding sugar ABC transporter permease, translated to MRESRRNLLAGLLWVSPWLVGVAAFLLAPLAITAYVSFTDYSLLEEPVWVGAANYREMAGDPVFWKAVRNTGLYALSFLVLGTVVSVLIAVLLEQPLRGRGLVRAIVFLPTLIPVVSASIGWMWLFNAQHGLLNAVLGRVGLPTPDWLGNPTFAMPSLILMSLWVVGSYVVICTAALRDVPAALYEAADLDGMGALARFRHVTLPMISPAILFNAVMSIIWGLQVFAVPLIMTKGGPNNATVVFSMYVYSNAFAYGRMGYASALAWVQLLATLALTGVALMIARRFVHYRGA
- a CDS encoding carbohydrate ABC transporter permease, which produces MASSMDKPATGRAKHSRLARPVLYVLLAFVGGLYALPLVWMASTSIKPEREALSDSVGLLPELPPAPTAAGAGDEISYAARLAEQVAANYTAVIDAPNADFQLYIRNSLIVAALSVAGMTISSAVIAYGFSRIRWKGRDTLFLGVLATMMIPFTVIMAPQFLLFKHLGWIGSWMPLWVPCWFGGGFSIFLLRQFYMGIPRELDEAARLDGCGHLGTFWHVILPLARPALVVVALLQFIATWNDFTGPLVFINHPSQYTAGLGLQMYQTAHGGTPWNLIMAASVIVIAPVMVVFLLAQRSLIEGVATQGLKD